From Streptomyces qinzhouensis, one genomic window encodes:
- a CDS encoding 4-hydroxyphenylacetate 3-hydroxylase family protein gives MIRSGSHYLDALDDGREIWLDGERVKGVSSHPAFRGTAASIAGLYDLAHGSDHSSVLTSDGVHRAYTVPRTHADLVARRQAYKVWAEASYGFLGRTPDYMASGAAGFAALPQLFTTDTFDGSDNVLAFHRRLAENDLYCAFTITNPRPRPGGDDPVVRVVAERDGGIVVRGAKTIGSGAVFADEVLVGTIEPLAPDDVEHALCFSLPVDTPGLKLISRTSYEGRARGVFDNPLSSRFDENDAMLVCDDVFVPWERVLTYRNVAATAGMWWRTPAYLNFVHQAATRFWTKLEFLTGVAILLTRDNGTHELPAVTQSVGRLLGMVAQAKAFVLAAEASYEEVDGGCGGVAPGTEISFAQRIMAGELYPRAIQEIKGLAGGAIIQLPASGEDLRHPELGPLMEPYLNSPESTAEERVKLLKLAWDALGSEFASRHEQYERFYHGAPHVYLMMQHGAGGAADCERLARACLDGYDLTGPGRAPGVGTAGGAGGGRRR, from the coding sequence TTGATCAGGTCTGGTTCGCACTATCTCGATGCGCTGGACGACGGCCGGGAGATCTGGCTGGACGGCGAGCGCGTCAAGGGCGTGTCGTCCCACCCCGCCTTCCGCGGCACCGCCGCGTCCATCGCGGGTCTGTACGACCTGGCGCACGGCTCCGACCACAGCTCCGTGCTCACCAGTGACGGAGTCCACCGGGCGTACACGGTCCCCCGTACCCACGCCGATCTGGTGGCCCGCCGCCAGGCGTACAAGGTGTGGGCGGAGGCGAGCTACGGCTTCCTGGGCCGTACCCCGGACTACATGGCGAGCGGCGCGGCGGGGTTCGCGGCCCTGCCCCAGCTGTTCACGACCGACACCTTCGACGGTTCGGACAACGTTCTCGCGTTCCACCGAAGACTGGCCGAGAACGATCTGTACTGCGCGTTCACCATCACCAACCCCCGCCCCCGGCCCGGCGGTGACGACCCCGTGGTGCGGGTCGTCGCCGAACGCGACGGGGGCATCGTCGTACGCGGGGCGAAGACCATCGGCTCCGGAGCGGTCTTCGCCGACGAGGTCCTCGTCGGCACCATCGAACCGCTCGCCCCCGATGACGTGGAGCACGCGCTCTGCTTCTCGCTGCCGGTGGACACCCCCGGACTGAAGCTGATCTCGCGGACCTCGTACGAGGGCCGGGCGCGCGGTGTCTTCGACAATCCGCTCTCCTCCCGCTTCGACGAGAACGACGCGATGCTCGTCTGCGACGACGTGTTCGTGCCGTGGGAGCGGGTGCTGACCTACCGGAACGTGGCGGCGACCGCCGGGATGTGGTGGCGCACCCCCGCCTACCTCAACTTCGTCCATCAGGCCGCGACCCGCTTCTGGACCAAACTGGAATTCCTCACCGGAGTGGCGATCCTGCTCACCCGGGACAACGGCACCCATGAGCTGCCCGCCGTCACCCAGTCGGTGGGACGGCTGCTCGGCATGGTCGCCCAGGCCAAGGCGTTCGTCCTGGCCGCCGAGGCGTCGTACGAGGAGGTGGACGGCGGCTGCGGCGGAGTGGCGCCGGGGACCGAGATATCGTTCGCCCAGCGCATCATGGCGGGCGAGCTCTACCCGCGGGCGATCCAGGAGATCAAGGGTCTGGCCGGCGGTGCGATCATCCAGCTCCCGGCGTCCGGCGAGGACCTTCGCCACCCCGAGCTGGGTCCGCTGATGGAGCCGTATCTGAACTCCCCGGAGAGCACGGCCGAGGAGCGGGTGAAGCTGCTGAAGCTGGCCTGGGACGCCCTCGGCTCCGAATTCGCCTCCCGGCACGAACAGTACGAGCGCTTCTACCACGGCGCTCCGCACGTCTATCTGATGATGCAGCACGGCGCGGGCGGCGCGGCGGACTGCGAGCGGCTCGCCCGCGCCTGTCTCGACGGATACGACCTGACCGGTCCCGGCCGCGCGCCCGGGGTGGGTACGGCGGGAGGCGCCGGCGGCGGGAGACGCCGGTGA
- a CDS encoding FAD-dependent monooxygenase — MTHFMIAGGGVAGLTAALALHRAGFTEVTVVEAARELRAVGAGLNIMPNAVRELAELELLDALSARGLATRELRYYHRGGALIAGEPRGLAAGYRWPQLSIGRCALQSVLADAVRERLGPEALVPGVRVAAVEQQPHGRPRVRIQHRDGVHRGSGSLEPDVLIGADGIRSAVRAGLNPGEGEPPWNGQLIWRGVSRMPAERAGTFMFIAGDDRQKAVVYPMAEPDPADGTVPVNWALALPAELAAETAPRDGSGTAAESPGAYRGDWDRRVSVERVAHHYRGWEFGGVSVADTVLAAEAAYEYPMVDREPLARWSHGRTTLIGDAAHAMYPAGSNGATQSVVDARALAQALSVHRDPTDALAAYEAHRRPAMTELQRANRRHGPEIVIALAHERAPGGFTDIDEVIPPAERAEIAARYAAKGAFDPATVNLGSPYEPGRPPTLT, encoded by the coding sequence ATGACCCATTTCATGATCGCGGGCGGCGGGGTCGCCGGGCTGACGGCGGCGCTCGCGCTCCACCGGGCCGGATTCACCGAGGTCACGGTCGTCGAGGCGGCCCGGGAGCTGCGGGCGGTCGGCGCCGGGCTGAACATCATGCCGAACGCGGTCCGCGAACTCGCCGAGCTGGAGCTGCTCGACGCGCTGTCGGCCCGTGGTCTCGCCACCCGCGAACTGCGGTACTACCACCGCGGCGGCGCGCTGATCGCCGGCGAGCCCCGCGGTCTCGCCGCCGGATACCGCTGGCCGCAGCTCTCCATCGGCCGGTGCGCCCTCCAGAGCGTCCTCGCCGACGCCGTCCGGGAACGGCTCGGCCCCGAGGCCCTCGTCCCCGGAGTGCGGGTGGCCGCCGTGGAGCAGCAGCCCCACGGCCGCCCCCGGGTGCGGATCCAGCACCGGGACGGCGTCCACCGGGGCAGCGGTTCCCTCGAACCGGACGTACTGATCGGCGCCGACGGCATCCGCTCCGCGGTCCGCGCCGGGCTCAACCCCGGCGAGGGCGAACCGCCGTGGAACGGACAGCTGATCTGGCGCGGGGTGTCCCGGATGCCCGCCGAGCGCGCCGGAACGTTCATGTTCATCGCCGGTGACGACCGGCAGAAGGCCGTGGTCTACCCGATGGCCGAACCCGATCCGGCGGACGGGACGGTCCCGGTCAACTGGGCCCTCGCGCTCCCCGCCGAACTGGCCGCCGAGACCGCGCCGCGCGACGGCTCGGGGACGGCCGCCGAATCCCCGGGCGCCTACCGCGGCGACTGGGACCGCCGGGTGTCCGTCGAACGCGTCGCCCACCACTACCGGGGCTGGGAGTTCGGCGGCGTCAGTGTGGCGGACACGGTGCTGGCGGCGGAGGCCGCGTACGAGTACCCGATGGTCGACCGGGAGCCGCTGGCGCGCTGGTCCCACGGCCGGACCACCCTGATCGGCGACGCCGCCCACGCCATGTACCCGGCGGGCTCCAACGGCGCCACCCAGTCCGTCGTCGACGCCCGGGCGCTGGCGCAGGCACTGTCCGTACACCGCGATCCGACCGACGCGCTCGCCGCCTACGAGGCCCACCGCCGCCCGGCCATGACCGAGCTCCAGCGGGCGAACCGCCGGCACGGCCCCGAAATCGTGATCGCCCTCGCCCATGAGCGCGCCCCCGGCGGCTTCACCGACATCGACGAGGTCATCCCGCCCGCGGAGCGCGCCGAGATAGCGGCGCGGTACGCGGCGAAGGGCGCGTTCGACCCGGCGACGGTCAACCTCGGCTCCCCCTACGAACCGGGCCGCCCCCCGACCCTGACCTGA
- a CDS encoding AraC family transcriptional regulator, producing the protein MDSVDTARTEGDDLLSELMRPLRLTGVFDSRWNLRGPWAIEGDAEKSCAVLHFITEGDCWITADGRTSFRLHEGDLAVFPTGTAHRLSDHPDRRGGIALGSVLPEREPGTSGEIRIDGEGPGTRLLCAGLHYDASAAGGLYRALPWALVLDRSQVDQEPLLRDTLRLLATTDRPVGPGDRLVTLRTFEMALVLALRPLLRELADNPATLPLLRHPGISKAMVIISTRFAEPWTIESLAREVGMGRSAFTAAFRELVGEAPARHLTGRRMQEAARLLGETSLPQSAVPQRVGYQSAVGFHLAFRKWFGVTPGEYRAGGPPAATRAAGS; encoded by the coding sequence ATGGACTCTGTTGACACTGCCCGGACCGAGGGCGACGACCTTCTGAGCGAGCTGATGAGGCCACTGCGGCTCACCGGCGTGTTCGACAGCCGGTGGAACCTCCGCGGCCCCTGGGCCATCGAGGGCGATGCCGAGAAGAGCTGTGCCGTCCTGCACTTCATCACCGAAGGCGACTGCTGGATCACCGCCGACGGACGGACCTCCTTCCGGCTCCACGAGGGAGATCTCGCGGTCTTCCCGACCGGGACCGCGCACCGGCTCTCCGACCATCCCGACCGGCGCGGCGGCATCGCGCTCGGCAGCGTGCTGCCGGAGCGCGAACCGGGCACCTCCGGCGAGATCCGGATCGACGGGGAGGGACCGGGGACCAGACTGCTCTGCGCGGGCCTCCACTACGACGCCTCCGCCGCCGGCGGGCTCTACCGGGCGCTGCCCTGGGCCCTGGTCCTCGACCGCTCCCAGGTCGACCAGGAGCCGCTGCTCCGGGACACGCTCCGGCTGCTCGCCACCACCGACCGCCCGGTCGGCCCCGGCGACCGGCTGGTCACCCTGCGCACCTTCGAGATGGCGCTGGTGCTGGCGCTCCGGCCGCTGCTGCGGGAGCTGGCCGACAACCCGGCCACGCTGCCGCTGCTGCGGCATCCGGGGATCAGCAAGGCGATGGTGATCATCTCGACCCGGTTCGCCGAGCCGTGGACCATCGAATCGCTGGCCCGCGAGGTCGGGATGGGCCGTTCGGCCTTCACCGCCGCCTTCCGGGAGCTGGTCGGGGAGGCCCCCGCCCGCCATCTCACCGGGCGGCGGATGCAGGAGGCCGCCCGGCTGCTGGGGGAGACATCACTGCCCCAGTCCGCGGTACCCCAGCGGGTCGGCTATCAGAGCGCCGTCGGTTTCCATCTGGCCTTCCGTAAATGGTTCGGCGTGACCCCCGGCGAATACCGGGCCGGCGGCCCGCCGGCCGCCACGCGGGCGGCCGGTTCTTAA
- a CDS encoding monodechloroaminopyrrolnitrin synthase PrnB family protein, whose product MTLHDLVVPGFAARTELYFRIPEIRAADPLGADAPLARLPAMNAAADVPALAAVLRALLPEPEDVARYDVPRALAAMRDLGMLLGSLKRHGAEPVTAVPYALPVLERLGRITDMVPRDTVHHYTTWNPPGERLRTYTGLTAEARLQDAVRMVIPGLVTALDHCAELAGLEPYDPGFATALDRTADALGAMVDSIDFTIAHVPPVVFATDIRPYFEEIDVDGVDYLGPAAAQVPLWLVDLTLWQSDRGDRPYERFLAESVRYTLPGWRAHYTAHRGGTSAVSKFSAAVSWETAGGRPPAHLVRSGYSLVRVLRILKAFRARHITVARKAYAEEVRLYEQGSGGAPIELLRAVLDLTRDNETFVRRAVEPARAGGRARHDVCGAGETRRACGGNDGPGGPGGYDGRDGRDGRSRSVGRAGTGEAGETEQ is encoded by the coding sequence ATGACCTTGCACGACCTCGTCGTACCCGGTTTCGCCGCACGTACCGAGCTGTACTTCCGCATCCCCGAGATCCGGGCCGCCGATCCGCTCGGCGCCGACGCGCCACTGGCCCGGCTCCCGGCGATGAACGCCGCCGCCGACGTCCCCGCGCTCGCCGCCGTACTACGCGCCCTGCTGCCGGAGCCCGAAGACGTCGCCCGGTACGACGTGCCCCGGGCCCTGGCCGCCATGCGCGATCTGGGCATGCTCCTCGGCTCCCTCAAACGCCATGGAGCCGAACCGGTCACCGCCGTCCCCTACGCCCTCCCCGTACTCGAACGCCTGGGCCGGATCACCGACATGGTGCCGCGCGACACCGTCCACCACTACACGACCTGGAACCCGCCCGGCGAACGGCTGCGCACCTACACGGGACTGACCGCCGAGGCCAGACTCCAGGACGCCGTCCGGATGGTGATACCCGGACTGGTCACCGCCCTCGACCACTGCGCCGAACTGGCCGGGCTCGAACCGTACGACCCCGGATTCGCCACCGCGCTCGACCGGACGGCCGACGCCCTCGGCGCGATGGTCGACTCCATCGACTTCACCATCGCCCATGTCCCGCCGGTGGTCTTCGCCACCGATATCCGCCCCTACTTCGAGGAGATCGACGTCGACGGCGTCGACTACCTCGGGCCCGCCGCCGCCCAGGTCCCCCTCTGGCTGGTGGACCTGACGCTCTGGCAGTCCGACCGCGGCGACCGTCCGTACGAGCGCTTCCTCGCCGAATCCGTCCGCTACACCCTCCCGGGGTGGCGCGCCCACTACACGGCCCACCGCGGCGGCACCTCCGCCGTCTCCAAGTTCTCCGCCGCCGTCAGCTGGGAGACGGCCGGCGGCCGGCCCCCCGCCCATCTGGTGCGATCCGGTTACTCACTCGTACGGGTGCTGCGTATCCTCAAGGCGTTCCGGGCCCGTCACATCACCGTGGCGCGCAAGGCGTACGCGGAGGAAGTGCGGTTGTACGAGCAGGGCAGCGGCGGCGCCCCCATCGAACTGCTGCGCGCCGTCCTCGATCTGACGCGCGACAACGAGACCTTCGTGCGCCGGGCCGTTGAACCGGCGCGCGCCGGTGGCCGTGCACGACACGACGTGTGCGGGGCCGGTGAAACGCGCCGCGCGTGCGGCGGGAACGACGGACCCGGGGGGCCCGGCGGGTACGACGGCCGGGACGGCCGCGACGGCCGGAGCCGGAGCGTCGGGCGGGCAGGCACCGGAGAGGCCGGGGAGACGGAACAATGA